A window of Staphylococcus sp. 17KM0847 contains these coding sequences:
- the def gene encoding peptide deformylase — MAVRKILNYTMTNLRKKTSNVTVFDQNIVSLIQDLEDTMYEAGGQALSAPQIGVNQQVAIVDMGVEGLLQLINPVLVSASTEMTTEIEGCLSIPNRYGEVTRSRMIVVKSYDVNGNQVELTAYDDIARMILHEIDTLNGTLFIDKMDKEIPLEALEAYLDYE; from the coding sequence ATGGCGGTGAGAAAAATATTAAATTATACAATGACAAATTTAAGAAAAAAAACATCAAATGTTACAGTGTTTGATCAAAACATAGTATCGCTCATACAAGATTTGGAAGATACAATGTATGAAGCAGGAGGACAAGCCTTATCAGCACCACAGATTGGTGTGAATCAACAAGTTGCCATTGTGGATATGGGTGTAGAAGGTTTACTGCAGCTCATCAATCCTGTACTGGTTTCTGCTAGTACAGAGATGACTACTGAAATAGAAGGTTGTTTGAGTATACCTAATCGCTATGGAGAGGTAACACGCAGTCGTATGATTGTTGTGAAAAGTTACGATGTAAACGGCAATCAAGTCGAGTTGACGGCATATGACGATATTGCACGTATGATTTTACATGAGATAGACACGCTGAATGGCACGTTGTTTATTGACAAAATGGATAAAGAAATCCCATTAGAAGCATTGGAGGCGTATTTGGATTATGAGTAA
- the fmt gene encoding methionyl-tRNA formyltransferase has product MSKIIFMGTPDFSKPILEMLIKTEEVVAVVTQPDRPVGRKRKLTPPPVKEVALAHDIPVYQPEKLIGSETLEELLTLPCDLIVTAAFGQLLPEVLLNYPTHGAVNVHASLLPKYRGGAPIHQAIIDGEGETGVTIMYMVKKLDAGDIISQRAIPIETSDNVGTMHDKLSALGTELLEEVLPSLLNGTNTRIPQDDAHATFASNILREDELIDWEKDAKAIFNHIRGLSPWPVAYTKMDDKVMKVYQAEIVQNKQGEAGRIIEVTKKHIIVGTGSQDAIALTEIQLAGKKRMPVANFLSGVQDELVGKDLQS; this is encoded by the coding sequence ATGAGTAAGATTATTTTTATGGGAACACCTGATTTTTCGAAACCTATACTAGAAATGCTAATCAAAACAGAAGAAGTGGTGGCTGTTGTGACACAGCCTGATCGTCCTGTAGGTAGAAAGCGTAAGCTCACACCACCACCTGTTAAGGAAGTGGCATTGGCACATGATATTCCGGTATATCAACCCGAAAAACTAATAGGTTCAGAGACTTTAGAGGAATTGTTAACATTGCCATGTGATTTGATTGTTACAGCTGCATTTGGTCAATTATTACCAGAAGTTTTGTTGAATTATCCAACGCATGGTGCTGTAAATGTGCATGCCTCTTTACTACCTAAATATCGTGGAGGCGCACCGATCCATCAAGCGATTATTGATGGAGAGGGTGAAACAGGTGTGACTATTATGTATATGGTCAAAAAACTAGACGCGGGTGATATTATTTCACAGCGTGCTATTCCGATTGAAACTTCCGACAATGTAGGTACAATGCATGATAAATTAAGTGCACTTGGCACGGAGTTGTTAGAGGAAGTACTACCTAGCCTTTTAAACGGAACGAATACACGTATCCCTCAAGATGATGCTCATGCCACATTTGCTTCAAATATTTTGCGTGAAGATGAATTGATTGATTGGGAAAAAGATGCGAAAGCGATTTTTAATCATATTCGAGGATTATCTCCATGGCCTGTGGCATATACAAAAATGGATGATAAAGTGATGAAAGTTTATCAGGCAGAAATAGTGCAAAATAAGCAAGGCGAAGCAGGGCGTATTATTGAAGTAACGAAAAAGCACATTATTGTGGGAACGGGTTCTCAAGATGCAATCGCTTTGACTGAAATTCAGCTTGCTGGTAAGAAACGCATGCCTGTCGCAAACTTTTTAAGTGGTGTGCAAGATGAACTTGTTGGAAAGGATTTACAATCATGA